A genomic stretch from Pochonia chlamydosporia 170 chromosome 4, whole genome shotgun sequence includes:
- a CDS encoding PTH11-type GPCR protein (similar to Metarhizium robertsii ARSEF 23 XP_007824440.2), with protein MAKDTTTLIIHWVFSGLAILIMIVRLVWRKVAKQTYTWGDYFTLAAIVCAVTRLALIHVVLIWGTSNVPKAVRLNHTFSATEIYQREIGSQLSIANRFFYNSYLWLQKLVLLDLYRRVILDLSYEKLVIRGYVVVFFASYVVVQVITFTECRPFRLYWQVVPDPGSCAKAPVQLLTLGILNIITDFMLLVLPIPVVVTLKAPWRRKVQLYVLFTLGIFIIVITIVRLPINSINIDSQVSRTTWASTELFTAAIVVNAPSLYGCWNKSRRDRTESNRMKGDYENRRTGSGQLHPDTIGGSNDSYEMQRRRKPTARGILVTKDITMTNVREDDEPESLVAHHLDMEVASQHSSQREILQR; from the exons ATGGCCAAGGACACGACAaccctcatcatccactgGGTGTTCAGTGGCCTGGCCATACTGATCATGATAGTAAGATTGGTCTGGAGAAAGGTGGCAAAACAAACTTATACATGGGGCGACTATTTCACCTTGGCCGCCATAGTCTGCGCTGTGACGAGGCTGGCCCTGATACATGTAGTTCTCATTTGGGGAACTAGCAATGTACCCAAGGCTGTCCGTCTGAATCATACCTTCTCGGCGACGGAAATCTACCAACGTGAGATTGGGAGTCAATTATCCATCGCGAATCGCTTCTTCTACAATTCATA CCTCTGGCTACAGAAACTTGTTCTGTTGGATCTCTACCGCCGTGTCATTCTCGACCTTTCGTACGAAAAGCTTGTTATAAGGGGATACGTCGTCGTGTTTTTCGCGTCCTATGTCGTGGTACAAGTCATCACCTTTACCGAATGCAGGCCATTCAGATTGTATTGGCAAGTCGTGCCTGATCCTG GTTCATGTGCCAAAGCTCCGGTTCAACTTCTCACCCTAGGAATACTAAATATTATTACTGACTTCATGTTGCTCGTCTTGCCCATACCCGTTGTCGTAACGCTAAAGGCACCGTGGAGGAGAAAAGTACAGCTCTATGTGCTCTTCACtcttggcatcttcatcatcgtcatcaccattgtACGTCTGCCTATTAACTCCATCAATATCGATAGCCAGGTCAGCCGCACCACCTGGGCCAGCACAGAATTATTTACGgccgccattgtcgtcaacGCCCCGTCATTATATGGCTGCTGGAATAAGAGCAGACGGGACAGAACCGAGTCGAATCGCATGAAAGGTGACTATGAAAATCGAAGGACCGGCAGCGGGCAGCTTCATCCAGATACCATTGGTGGCAGCAACGACTCTTATGAGATGCAACGAAGGAGAAAACCAACAGCGCGAGGAATACTGGTGACCAAGGATATTACGATGACAAACGTGCGGGAGGATGATGAACCAGAGAGCCTCGTTGCCCACCACTTGGATATGGAAGTTGCCTCACAGCATTCAAGCCAACGAGAGATTTTACAACGATAG
- a CDS encoding glycoside hydrolase family 79 (similar to Trichoderma reesei QM6a XP_006961795.1): MARYMLFAALMLPASLAAPQQVTPGLFSSYVSLSIELIGFPSWAGTKASRNEFSNNLINNLVEAQGAPMVVRVGGNSADRAIYDSTLKTPTASSCKNADPGAWQCIGTSFFDSYGAFPKGTLYSHNFNLATWNSSGFATLQATVPLACKALQGQLEIFEVGNEPDLFTGNRRPSDYSVSQYVSEWKNETARFESFLRQACPDMAKNVKYMFPSVSSPGAKLHGPDIFKALGTADSKKISQISVHNYMGGATQPGVTLQGTLMNHTAVVKSITSHVNYAKSVSSVNADYVIGEHNSLYGGGAAGLSDTFGAALWAMEFSLYAASTGVIKRVHFHQSIGSPYAAWSPVNPARTNAPYYGKLAAATFLADSKSIKVQVIAVDGNKDTDVAYGAYVNGDLKRIAVLNLKQYDQGTRGQKKHSIKVKAGSTWVAKRLTADGAKLTTGATFNGFKYEADSVGKAAKVNGKTTDEVVKADGKGNLAITVKDSEAVVLVRK, encoded by the exons ATGGCGCGGTACATGCTTTTCGCAGCGTTGATGCTTCCTGCATCCTTGGCTGCTCCTCAGCAAGTTACACCGGGACTTTTCTCATCCTATGTATCTCTGTCAATTGAGTTGATTGGATTTCCCTCATGGGCTG GAACAAAAGCTAGCAGGAATGAATTCTCAaacaacctcatcaacaaccttgTCGAAGCTCAAGGAGCACCCATGGTTGTGCGTGTAGGCGGCAACTCAGC TGACCGTGCCATCTACGACTCAACTCTGAAGACACCAACAGCCAGCTCCTGTAAAAACGCCGACCCAGGCGCATGGCAGTGCATCGGCACATCTTTCTTCGACTCGTACGGCGCGTTCCCCAAAGGAACCCTTTACTCCCACAACTTCAACCTTGCCACCTGGAATTCGTCTGGTTTCGCTACCCTCCAGGCGACTGTCCCGTTGGCCTGCAAAGCACTCCAAGGGCAACTTGAAATCTTTGAAGTCGGCAACGAGCCAGACTTGTTCACTGGAAACCGCCGACCGTCAGATTACTCAGTTTCCCAGTATGTATCCGAGTGGAAGAATGAAACCGCTCGGTTCGAAAGCTTTCTCCGCCAGGCATGCCCGGATATGGCCAAGAATGTAAAGTACATGTTCCCATCTGTCTCTTCTCCAGGTGCCAAACTCCACGGACCAGATATCTTCAAGGCACTAGGCACAGCAGATTCGAAGAAGATTTCTCAAATTTCCGTCCACAACTACATGGGAGGTGCGACACAGCCTGGTGTCACACTGCAAGGAACACTGATGAACCACACTGCCGTTGTAAAATCCATAACCTCGCACGTCAACTACGCCAAGTCTGTCAGCTCCGTCAACGCAGACTACGTCATTGGCGAGCACAACAGCCTTTACGGAGGTGGAGCGGCCGGTCTCTCGGATACCTTTGGTGCGGCGCTTTGGGCGATGGAGTTTTCGCTGTACGCTGCGTCAACGGGCGTTATTAAGCGCGTGCACTTTCACCAGTCGATTGGGTCACCGTACGCTGCGTGGTCGCCTGTCAATCCTGCTCGTACCAATGCGCCTTATTATGGCAAACTTGCTGCGGCGACCTTCCTGGCTGACTCGAAGAGCATCAAAGTCCAGGTTATAGCCGTTGACGGGAACAAGGACACTGATGTAGCATATGGGGCTTATGTAAATGGGGACTTGAAGAGAATTGCGGTGCTCAATCTGAAGCAGTACGATCAGGGGACGAGGGGTCAAAAGAAGCACAGCATCAAGGTAAAAGCTGGGTCGACTTGGGTAGCGAAGAGGCTAACAGCAGATGGAGCCAAGTTGACCACGGGAGCTACATTCAACGGGTTCAAATACGAGGCTGACTCTGTTGGAAAAGCCGCCAAGGTTAACGGAAAGACCACTGATGAAGTTGTCAAGGCAGATGGGAAGGGAAACCTGGCTATCACTGTTAAAGATTCAGAGGCCGTTGTCCTGGTGAGGAAGTAA
- a CDS encoding mitochondrial large ribosomal subunit (similar to Metarhizium acridum CQMa 102 XP_007807125.1), translating into MSLRLASRRLALSGPSPVRPSPIPKSSSTAQIRTKWSVNIFKGWGKSGSKDSSAKAPTDATSELDDPKKRAAFLERNMHGSVSDNIFQDEIDAAKPSAESEAPQQQEQKTRENMAMVTDPDPRSRIRWQRRKVIQMVRSNGAISKEERIKASERQLLHRSHFMPTSVKKLVMLSRQIAGKPVDEAISQMQWSKKKMAAEVKYYLEEARDLAIAQRGMGLGKVNGEVLEKPRKILTKDGKWIEVTDPTRMYVAQSWVGRGPWRGKEIDYKGRGRMGIIQHPSTSFTVLLKEEKTRIREYEEREAKKAAKGPWVHLPNRRVHGQRPYYSW; encoded by the exons ATGAGTTTACGCCTAGCTAGCCGGCGGCTAGCACTCTCAG GCCCATCTCCTGTCCGGCCCTCCCCCATCCCCAAATCCAGCAGCACAGCCCAAATCCGCACAAAATGGTCcgtcaacatcttcaaaggcTGGGGCAAGTCCGGCAGCAAGGACTCTTCCGCCAAGGCACCCACAGACGCCACCTCCGAGCTCGACGACCCCAAGAAACGAGCCGCCTTCCTCGAGCGGAACATGCACGGCTCCGTCTCcgacaacatcttccagGACGAAATCGACGCGGCGAAACCCTCAGCCGAGTCGGAAGCCCcacagcagcaggagcaaAAGACGCGCGagaacatggccatggtcaCGGATCCTGACCCCAGGAGCAGAATACGCTGGCAGCGCAGAAAAGTGATTCAGATGGTTCGCAGTAACGGCGCCATCTCGAAGGAGGAACGGATCAAGGCTTCGGAGAGGCAGCTGCTGCACAGGAGTCATTTTATGCCTACTAGCGTCAAGAAATTGGTCATGTTGTCGAGGCAAATTGCTGGTAAGCCGGTTGATGAGGCGATTTCGCAGATGCAGTggtccaagaagaagatggctgctgAGGTCAAGTACTACTTGGAGGAAGCGAGGGATCTGGCCATTGCGCAGAGGGGCATGGGGCTGGGCAAGGTGAATGGGGaggtgttggagaagccgAGGAAGATATTGACAAAGGATGGCAAGTGGATTGAGGTGACGGACCCGACGAGAATGTATGTTGCCCAGTCGTGGGTTGGGCGTGGACCCTGGAGAGGAAAAGAGATTGATTACAAAGGTCGTGGGCGGATGGGTATCATTCAACACCCTAGCACAA GCTTCACGGTTCTTCtgaaggaagagaagacgAGGATACGAGAATATGAGGAACGGGAGGCTAAAAAAGCGGCCAAGGGTCCGTGGGTGCATCTACCCAACCGTCGTGTCCATGGTCAACGCCCCTACTACTCGTGGTAG